The following DNA comes from Bradyrhizobium sp. SK17.
CAGCGACGACGAATCCGCGCGCGGGCGCCTGCTCAACGCGGCGACCCGGCTGTTCTGCAAGAACGGCATCAACGCCACCGGCATCGATGCGATCATCGACGAGGCGGGAACCGCCAAGACCACGCTCTATAAATTGTTCGGCTCGAAGACCAACCTCGTGCATGCCGTGCTGGAGAGCGAAGGCCGGCAGTGGCGCGAATGGTTCATCGGCGCGATCGAGGCCGGCGGCGGCGATCCGCAGACCAAACTGTCGCGGATCTTCCCTGCCTTGAAGATTTGGTTCGCCGAGGAGCGCTTCTACGGCTGCCCGTTCATCAACGCGGTCGCCGAGCACGACAAGGACGCCAAACAGTTCCGCAACATCGCGCTGAAGCACAAGAAGGTGGTGCTGGCGCATATCGAGAAGCTCGCCGCCGAGATGGGCGCCACCGAGCCCGCCGTGCTGGCGCATCAGCTCGCGCTGCTGATCGACGGCGCCATCGTTGCCGCCATGGTGTCATGCGATCCCGCTGTCGCCGACACCGCGGGGCTTGCCGCGGGCAATTTGTTCGCGCCGGCGAAGGTGAAGAAGGCGAAGCGCGCGGCCGAGCAGCTCGTCGCGGTCTAGGCCGCCGACCGCTTCTCCACGGTCGCGATGCCGCGCAGCAGGCGCCCGAGCAGGTCGGAGCCGGTGATGATGCGCTTCTGCCCGCTCCACACCAGGATCAAATCGTGCTCGATGACGTCATCGCCGGGCGTTTCCGGCACCACCTTCATCAGCCCGATGACGTCGCCGAGCCGCGCCTTGCTGTCGCGCACGATGATCGGCCGGTGCCAATAGGCGGTCGGATCGCTCTCGAGCTGGTTGAACAGCGCATCGCGCAGGAAGTGATGGGCATCGAGCACGAACACCGGCTCGCCGGAGAGATCGGTCACGATCACCCACTTCATCCCCGACGCATCGATCCGGCGCAGGAACGGATCGTCTGGGACGCGGTCGAATCTCGGCAGCACGCAGCGCTGATTGGCGAGCGGCAGGCTCAGGATGCTGGCGGGATCGATCACTTCGCCCTCGTCGCAGACCGAGATATCGTCGAGGTCGAGGAAGTTCTGGGCACCGACCGCCTCCACCTTGCTGATGTCGCCACCGTCGACGACGTGGCGGGCGATCATCTGCCGGATGTCCTGCTCGCGCAGATAGGTGATGCCTTCCGAGCCGAGCCACCAGTCGAGCACCATCGCGGTCGGCTTCGCCAATGGAAACAGCACCACGCGATAGAAGTTCAGGAACGGCAGAAACCGCGCGGTCATCGCCAGCGCGTTGCGCGAGAAGTAGGCCTGCGGGAAGATCTCGCCGAGCAAGGTGATGGCGAAGGCCGAAAACAGGAACGCGCCGACGCCGGCGAGCACCGAATCCGACAGCAGCGTCAGCAGCACGTTGGTGGTGACATTGCCCCAGATGATCGTCGCCAGGATCTGGTTCGAGCTCCGGCGAAGCTCGAGCACGCGCGCGGCATTGGCGTTGCCGCTGTCCGCCTCGATCTGAAGCCGCAGCAGGCTGAGGCTGAAAACCGCGAGATTGAGGCCGGCGAACAATGCCGATTGCAGGATGCAGGCGGCGATCCCGATCCAGGTCGCGATGATCTCAAGAGTGGCCACGGATGCCCCTGCTCGCTGTTGCGGCGTTTCGTCGCCATCACAGTCGACCGAGGTGACAGCCGAATGACCGCGCCGTGATCTCTCTGGCCATCATCCGAACGGCGCGCCCTGCTCCACCATGAGACCAGCGGCGGCATCGACGATGTCAGGCATCGACATCAAATGGCAGGTCGCCGATCCGACGCGCCCAGCGCGGACCAGCCCTTGCCGGAGCAGTGCCTGGCCGATCTCCGGAAAGTCATCGGGGTAACCGGCCGCGACCTCGAAGCGAACCCAGCGCCGCTGCCCGTCGACCGTCATGGCAGAGCCTTCCGCGATCCTCGGCAGTGCCGGCCAGGCCTTCAGCTCCGACAAATGCAGCGCCGTGCAGGCGTCGAAGCCGGCTCCGAGCAGCAGAATGCGCGCGGCCGATCGGTGGAGAACTCCCAGCGGTCCGTCGTCACCGAACGGCTCGCCGAGCGACTGCCGCGCCGTGATCCGCTCCGCATCGGGACCGAGAGCCGCGAAGGAGCAGGTTGGATGCAGGCTGCGCCGCGCACCCGGCCAGCTCCGGAACAATTCGGCGACGGCGCCCATGTCGCGGGTCGGCGTGGTGCGCGGATCGAACGGCGGCTGGCTTGCCCGGATGATCTCGACCCAGTTTTGCGGAACGGCCGGCGCCCGCCAGTTCGCGGGATCGCTGAGCTGCGAGGACTGCGCGGGCATCACCAGCGTGCCGGTGTCGGTGACCGCGTCGAGCAAGGCGCGCACCACCGCCTCCGCGCCGCCCGCGACCCAGCCGAGCGCACTCATCGCGCAATGCACCAGCAGCGTATCGCCCGGCATCACGCCGAGCAGCCGCAGGTCACCGGCGAGGCTGTGCTGGGTGCGCGGCTCGGCGGTCGCGGTGACGATGGCATGCTCGGTCATCTTGATTGTTCCCGCGATTGTCACAGACACCGGATTTGCGCGATCAGCCGTCGTCGCGACATCGGCATCGGACCATACTGCATCCCGCCGGCACGGCTACGGCATTGACGCCGCGCAGCGATGCGAGGGCGCGCCAATTTGGCGCATCCGCGCGGTTTACTTCTCGTCAAGCACGCCGTGTGATCAGCGTCGTCCTTAAAGACCTGTTAGCCCCGCTGGGGTCAGTTGCCACGTGAAAATACGGGGCAAGAACAATGCAGTCCGAAGCAGGACAATACAGCCAGCCGCGCTGGGGCGTGACGCGCTGGCTTGCCGATGCCGGGCCGGGCGTGCCCGACGACATCCGCCAGGCGCTGATCGCGGATCTCTACGGTTCGCTGCCGGTGTTCGCCGCCGGCGCAGTCAACACGGTCGCGGTCGCGGCTGTGATCGCGACCCACGAGCCGACTGCGCCGTTCATCACCTGGCTTGCGCTCGAAATCGTGATCTGCCTGTCGCGCCTGACGGTGCTCGTCATTGCGCATCGCGCGGCGCGCGAACGGCGGCCGACGCCGACCGACCTGCACCTCGTGCTCGCGGTCGCGTGGAGCGCAAGCGTCGGCTTCGGTATCCTGATCAGCCTCGCCAGCGGCGACTGGGTGGTCGCGATGCTGGCCTCGCTGTCGGCGGCGGCCATGGTCGGCGGCATCTGCTTCCGCAATTTCAGCGCCCCTCGCCTCGCCGGCACCATGATCCTGCTCAGCCTCGGCCCGATCGTCCCGGGCGCAGCCCTCGCCGGCGAGCCGCTGCTGTTCATCGTCTTCATGCAGGTGCCGCTGTATCTCACGGCGATGACGGTCGCGGCCTTCCGCCTCAACAAGATGCTGGTCGCCACCATGCGCGCCGAGCGTGAGAACGGCCATCTCGCCCATCACGACACGCTGACCGGCCTGCGCAATCGCGCCGGCTTCGTCGCCGCAC
Coding sequences within:
- a CDS encoding TetR/AcrR family transcriptional regulator, yielding MAKSLAKKKPAAAFAASDDESARGRLLNAATRLFCKNGINATGIDAIIDEAGTAKTTLYKLFGSKTNLVHAVLESEGRQWREWFIGAIEAGGGDPQTKLSRIFPALKIWFAEERFYGCPFINAVAEHDKDAKQFRNIALKHKKVVLAHIEKLAAEMGATEPAVLAHQLALLIDGAIVAAMVSCDPAVADTAGLAAGNLFAPAKVKKAKRAAEQLVAV
- a CDS encoding DUF21 domain-containing protein; protein product: MATLEIIATWIGIAACILQSALFAGLNLAVFSLSLLRLQIEADSGNANAARVLELRRSSNQILATIIWGNVTTNVLLTLLSDSVLAGVGAFLFSAFAITLLGEIFPQAYFSRNALAMTARFLPFLNFYRVVLFPLAKPTAMVLDWWLGSEGITYLREQDIRQMIARHVVDGGDISKVEAVGAQNFLDLDDISVCDEGEVIDPASILSLPLANQRCVLPRFDRVPDDPFLRRIDASGMKWVIVTDLSGEPVFVLDAHHFLRDALFNQLESDPTAYWHRPIIVRDSKARLGDVIGLMKVVPETPGDDVIEHDLILVWSGQKRIITGSDLLGRLLRGIATVEKRSAA
- a CDS encoding aminoglycoside N(3)-acetyltransferase encodes the protein MTEHAIVTATAEPRTQHSLAGDLRLLGVMPGDTLLVHCAMSALGWVAGGAEAVVRALLDAVTDTGTLVMPAQSSQLSDPANWRAPAVPQNWVEIIRASQPPFDPRTTPTRDMGAVAELFRSWPGARRSLHPTCSFAALGPDAERITARQSLGEPFGDDGPLGVLHRSAARILLLGAGFDACTALHLSELKAWPALPRIAEGSAMTVDGQRRWVRFEVAAGYPDDFPEIGQALLRQGLVRAGRVGSATCHLMSMPDIVDAAAGLMVEQGAPFG
- a CDS encoding GGDEF domain-containing protein; amino-acid sequence: MQSEAGQYSQPRWGVTRWLADAGPGVPDDIRQALIADLYGSLPVFAAGAVNTVAVAAVIATHEPTAPFITWLALEIVICLSRLTVLVIAHRAARERRPTPTDLHLVLAVAWSASVGFGILISLASGDWVVAMLASLSAAAMVGGICFRNFSAPRLAGTMILLSLGPIVPGAALAGEPLLFIVFMQVPLYLTAMTVAAFRLNKMLVATMRAERENGHLAHHDTLTGLRNRAGFVAALNARLTASGGVAKPFALLFFDLDNFKPVNDTYGHAAGDQVLMLTAERLRRALPETAVIARLGGDEFVVLVNGVTADQALTVGQRIIQTVTMPYQLAVGISAQVGVSVGIAVSPEHGTEAEQLLAAADAALYEAKSEGKARCRMATVATNVAALRRLTQRSPAPAADRGAA